The Theobroma cacao cultivar B97-61/B2 chromosome 2, Criollo_cocoa_genome_V2, whole genome shotgun sequence genome includes the window aatgtCATTTAGAAATTATAACAAATAGAGAAAcaaatttatatgttattctttttctaCATAAATCAAACTGCCTACTTGCCAGCACCTCTAATAAAAtcaaagggaaagaaaaagaaaatttgaacaCCCGTCAAAACTTTCAATATCCACCATTAACCAGCTCAGTTGTTCTTGGCAGCTGCAACCTGTCTTGCACCCACGGAGAAGAATTCTGTAATGACTTCTAGAGGCATGCCTTTAGTTTCTGGAACTTTCAGGAAGACAAATACCCATGATATAACACAAACCACTGCGTACATGCCAAAGACACCAGCGAGACCAACGGATTTGAGCAGCACTGGGAGTGAATATGTGACGATGATGTCACAAATCCAGAATGTGAGGGCGCATATAGCAATGCAGATGCCACGAACCCGTGTTGGGAAGATCTCGGCACATAGTATGTTGGGAATGGGCCCAAATCCCATGACAAAGAAACAGAAATAGAGCACCACACTGACTGTTGAGATTGCTGCATGCACAACGTTCCCCATTTTCACAACACTTCCGATGACCAAGATGAGAAGAGAGATTATCAGGACTGGGATTGTGGTGAGCAGCAAACTCCTGCAACAAAGGAAGAGGGGAACAATGATTTTGACAGATGACAACAGATCAAGTAACAACACAGAGGAAAGAAGAGTTAATCAGAATGTCAATGTCAAATCCCTTAGCAACTTTGAATTAAAAGAGCTTCTATGATATTCTTCTTTGACTGGACTTATTGTTAGCCTGGTTACACCACAGACCCACAGGGCAACAATCACAATGACCACGGACCTGAATGCTACCAACCACCATGAGCAACATCACTGACCCAAACAAGTCGAAAATGGACCAACGTGGGGTAGGGCCGTAGGGGAGAATTAGAGTTTCCTCCTAAGCACTTAATGCTGCCAAGGCTAAACACggttttcattttgaattGGTAAAACAAGCAAAGACCTGGTTAATTTGACAATATTACGAGCACTCGCATATTAAACGGAGCATAAATAGAAGATAAAAGCAGAGACTTAACATTGGATATGAGCTTTAATGCTGCACTAAAACCAAACTTCCATTCGGGATTTTTCAGTTCTTTTTGTAGATCTCTGTTAAGATAGCTTATAGACTAGGCATTTAATAGAAGATAATTTTCTAACTTTGGTGGTTTTCAAGGAAACCAGATTGAACATAAGCCATCCAACCAAACCTGACTTATGAGTACACTTAAATTGTAAGCGTGGCAGGTTCTAATGAAATTGTAAAATAGCGGTTACAAAGTTAACCACTTCTTTCCTAACCTATCAAATAGGGACAAGTAATTAACAAAACCCACCATCATATTATTGGCACATTTGAGACAATAACTACAATTATACCAAcctttcaaataaaaaactacAATTATACCAACAGGAAGGTATAAGAATAAAGGTTAAGCAATTTCCACGCcaccaaaattttcatatttcaaAGCAATATATATCTTGTGCTTTCAGGTGAGACTTGTTATCATTCCAAGGGAACTCAAAAAAGGAATAAACTTACCTTCTACCAGCAATATCCATAAGCCGCATGGCAACAGCGATACTTGGAAGCATCAACAAAGTTGTAATGCCACTAATAAGCAGCGATGTAGAAGATGAACTGAGGCCCAGGTTAGAAAGAAGAACTCCAACTCCTGCCTGCTCAAGAATTTGGGGAGTGTAGTACAGAACACCATTTATACCAGAGAACTGCATTTAAAAAGTAAGAGAAAATAAGCATCCTTAATACACAAGTGATGCGACGGTGGAACATAATTTTGCAACAGTACTATACCCCACTAATATTAGTGCATCTTAAGCTTGTACTCCTCAAAAGGGTAAAAAGAGGAGGCAGGTGTTCTGTTCAAAGAATGCTGTGCAGAAATATAAACAATACAGTGCAATTAAAGCAACACAAATGGCCGTTTGTAGCAGCCATCTTCAATCTCATACTGTATCATTTGAAAAGCAAACGGCAGTGCCATGTGTTCTATTCCATGAATGTCATATCTGAAGGTTTAAACAAGATTCTGATTTAAAAACTTTGGATATCTGTTTCTGTAAGCTGTATCTAACCTGTGACAGATTCAATATTCCTAGAACAGTAAAGCAGGCTATAATGCAGCCATGAGAAAACAATTTTTGGATGAGAAACAAGGATAACAGAAAATACTTGATAATTCTGCATTAACAAGCTAGAAGGGTTATTTGAGCTGTTTTTTGGAAAGAGAACAAGCAGGTCAGGACAAGATTGTAGTTAGGTTCTCCACATTACCTGCTGAAGTATTTGAATTCCAACCCCTACAATTAAAGCATGCTTGACTCCTGGTTCAAAGAGATCACTCCAACTTAGTCCCTTTGCAGTTTCAGCTGGATGAACCATAGCTGGTCCAACCGGATGCTGCTTCAAAAGCTCCTTGGAATAAAGAGCTGGCTGACTCACCAAAGCAGCAGCCTGGACATACTCACTTTCTGCAGGGGCATCAGCACCGGGCAGAGAAACTAGTGACCCACGCCTAGATCCAGGGAAGCCTTCTTGGTGCAAATAGATTCTTTTAAATCCCCCTTCCTTTTTTCCATCTTGGCCTTCTTTTTCAGACCATTTCCATGCCAGCTGCCAACCACCACCAATCCCCATGCTACCTGGTTCTCCAGCATTTGCTTGCATTAGACTACCCTGTCTCATGCTTGTAAGGCTTCCATGGGCAGTTGGAACCATGTCCTTCTCCATACTGGTTGTCTGCCGTGAGATCAGAGGACTCTGCAAATTGTCATCAGAATCACCACCAGCACCATCAGATTGGTAGTCCTCACCCTCTCTGACAACACTTTCCTCATCCCACTCTTCATTTCTAGCTTGATTACCTCCCACGCTGAACATGCTTCCAAAGTGTGGAAAAAGTGTGCTTCGCATACTTCCTGTTTCAGGGAGCTTCTCATGAACACTTCCAAAGAGGGTGACAAGAGGATCCACAAGACCAAGTGTACTCTGGTTAGCTATGCTTCCATGCCGAGACACAAGACCAAGAGTGCTCTGTCCAGTGACAGGTCTGGCCACCCACGAAAGACCTTCTTCCGGTCCATATAACTTGATACGATCTTTATCAGCGGATACATCATGGTCTTCAGCGTCCTCATTGGCTGGGCCAATTATATACTCCTCTATGGATGTTTCACCTCCAACACCAAGGCCCTCAACTAGCAAAGCCATCTCACCTGTTCATCTAAATAATATCAGTACCATCCACAAGATGCATCATCATTCATCATATTGCAGCCCATGGTGGGCAGTGATTGCTATTTTAAAACTTCTGtctagaaaaaggaaaagcagTCTCAGAAGTTAAAAGTACGTTCAGTTACCAAGAGGGATCAACTTCAAAATAACACATGCAATCACAACATTTGACTGATTTTATTGTCAGATAAATCAATTTAACATAGATGATATTCTATTCCCTCTTTGTTAAGGGAAGCAAAGATTAATAACCTTTGAGAAGAACCTACTTTGTGGGATCTGACACACACACATGAACAGGAGCACCTATGCAAACACAAATTTGGGTGGCAAGTACAAAGTGCATAGTGGTAGTAACAAAACAATGCAGTTTTAAAAGAGGGACTGCAGAAGAACTAACCAGCAACATCTTCCCTGCCACGTAGCCTCTGCAAAACCTTTTTCGCCTCACTCATCCGCCCTTTACTTACTAGCCATCTTGGTGACTCGGGCAAGAAGAATACAGTTAATGCAAAGTAGATAAAGGAGGGAATAAAAAGAACTCCAAGCATCAATCTCCAATTTGGTAAAGTCATTAATGACATTCCAAAAACCATGCAATATGAGAGAAACATTCCAATGGAACCAGTAAATTGGGGAAGGGTATTCAACAACCCCCTTATTTCCGGTGGTGCGGTCTCAGATATATAAACTGGGACCAGAGTTACAGCCAAACCAACTCCAAAGCCATCCAATAGTCTTGCCAAAAGTAAGATATAAACATTAGGAGACCACAACATTACAAGACCACTAATAATATAAAGGACGGATGAGATTATTAGCATGGGGCGGCGGCCTAGCCAGTCTGATATGCCTCCTGAGCATGTAGTAATGCAGGTGGCTCCAATAAGAGACATGGCTACAATCAGGCCTTCCATAGTTGGATCACTTTCCAATTTAAACTCTTTCTTTATGTACAAAACAGCGCCTGCAGCATGAaacacaaaaaggaaaaatctttCATGAATCTGAAGATATAACCACAAACGCTTTATATTGAAGCAAAGAAAAACTGTACATGTTAATCattaaggaaagaaaaactCCATCAAGCCAATTAGATTATCCACTCAAATTTACCATAGATCTTTGACACATAAAAGGGACCATTTTAGTCCAAAAAACTGAATTTTCAATGTTGAACTACATTTGTATAGCAATTCCTGAAACTAATGACGAATTAAAAAGGAGTAAATTACCTGCAATAGTGGCATTATCCCATCCTTGCAATAAGTTACCAATAGCTGCTGCAACAGCTACAAGCACAGCTCCACTCATATTCACAGAAAAACCCAAATCCCAATCCTCTCAACGGTGTGCACTAAACTAAGTACCCTGAAAGTGAAACAAGACAATCCAGATCATGGATCAGAGTGATCGAACCAGTTCCTGATAACCTCCGAAGAGGTAACAGATTACAGATTCCATACGGACCATACCATGAAAACAAAATCTTGTCTGCGTAttacaagaaagaaaaaccaaaatggAACCAAACAAAAAGCACAAAAACAAAGGTAAAACCCAGATGTCCAAATCCGATATGaatccaataaaaaaaaaaaggtgattAACTTTACCTAGGGCAGCAAAGGCAGATATGGCAGAAGTAGAATCAGAAAGCTTTCGATAAGAGTTTCAGGTATCATCAGATATAGAAAAGGCCATAACAAAGTTCCCTGCAAATTGCCATCACTTTGGCGTCAAATAAAAAGTGGTATTTGTTGTTGGTTgatgatttttaaaaaaaaaataactaggAAAATGAAATGCcaaatagaaaagaagaagggGAAGTGACCTCATCAACCAGCGAGAAAGGTCGaggaaaataaaagccaaaagTGAAACAGAGGGTTTGCCTTTTACAACCGTGCCACCTGCCCCTTATACCTCTCTCTAAACTGCACGTATTGGCTTGCAGTTATTTGTCGCTCTGTTATAATCTGGGTATCACTTCACTCACTTTCCTTCGGTCtcatcaaaatataaacaaataaataaaataaaaacgcTCCCATCAATAAAGCATGATTGGCTCTCCTGTCTTTTCAAGTTTCTTGCTTGTTTAAAGCAAAAGCAGTTTTGGAGAAGAATAGTAGtatgaaatatatatgaaaaaagaaaacttttgaTTGGAAAATTAATGGGAAAACTGTTTTTATCCCACGTAAGGAAAAGAGAATTGCTTGATAATGAAGAAGTGACCTCGAAGAATAATGGGTATTGATTGGGATTAGTCAAAAAACACCATTATGTACTTTACAGATCGGAATCTTCTGGTTTTTCACTTATTTAACAACAATGACAAcatattaaaaaagaatatacCAGAAAACAAATAGACAAAGATAGATCCAAGGTTTCAAAATGTATTACTGACTAATTTCTGGTTTTGAATTGCCATGCAAAACGATGAATCTGGTGTGTTGCCTGCATGTATGATGTATTAATTACGAAAACGACAAACAGTAGAAAATCAGTGAGGTGGTGGGAGTTTGAAAGTTcccctttttttaatttcttttaatttctcaaGGTTCTTCCAGATGggatttttctgttttttgaGAGTAGAAAAACAGCAAGGTGGGGagtttcttttgttctttcttttcagtGCTTTTTCAATGGCTTTGAAAGTTCCCTTTGAATGGAATCTTTCACTGCGAGAAACAAGGATTATTTCTTCCAAATTTTTACCTGTTCAATTCAAGTGAAATAAAAACTAATTCATGCCTCAAAAAATCAATCCCATAactaaaatttgagattttaatttataattaattggTTGAATCTGTAGTCATGAGAGTTGATCACT containing:
- the LOC18608369 gene encoding monosaccharide-sensing protein 2, whose translation is MSGAVLVAVAAAIGNLLQGWDNATIAGAVLYIKKEFKLESDPTMEGLIVAMSLIGATCITTCSGGISDWLGRRPMLIISSVLYIISGLVMLWSPNVYILLLARLLDGFGVGLAVTLVPVYISETAPPEIRGLLNTLPQFTGSIGMFLSYCMVFGMSLMTLPNWRLMLGVLFIPSFIYFALTVFFLPESPRWLVSKGRMSEAKKVLQRLRGREDVAGEMALLVEGLGVGGETSIEEYIIGPANEDAEDHDVSADKDRIKLYGPEEGLSWVARPVTGQSTLGLVSRHGSIANQSTLGLVDPLVTLFGSVHEKLPETGSMRSTLFPHFGSMFSVGGNQARNEEWDEESVVREGEDYQSDGAGGDSDDNLQSPLISRQTTSMEKDMVPTAHGSLTSMRQGSLMQANAGEPGSMGIGGGWQLAWKWSEKEGQDGKKEGGFKRIYLHQEGFPGSRRGSLVSLPGADAPAESEYVQAAALVSQPALYSKELLKQHPVGPAMVHPAETAKGLSWSDLFEPGVKHALIVGVGIQILQQFSGINGVLYYTPQILEQAGVGVLLSNLGLSSSSTSLLISGITTLLMLPSIAVAMRLMDIAGRRSLLLTTIPVLIISLLILVIGSVVKMGNVVHAAISTVSVVLYFCFFVMGFGPIPNILCAEIFPTRVRGICIAICALTFWICDIIVTYSLPVLLKSVGLAGVFGMYAVVCVISWVFVFLKVPETKGMPLEVITEFFSVGARQVAAAKNN